One genomic window of Triticum aestivum cultivar Chinese Spring unplaced genomic scaffold, IWGSC CS RefSeq v2.1 scaffold175044, whole genome shotgun sequence includes the following:
- the LOC123172784 gene encoding putative wall-associated receptor kinase-like 16, translating to LRISNFIGKGGFGEVYKGILDNEQVAVKKPISGSVLENEQFANEVIIQSQVIHKNIVRLIGCCLEVDLPILVYEFLCNGSLDDILHGNNKVPLNLGVRLSIAAESADGLVYMHSKTNTKILHGDVKPANILLDDKFVPKISDFGISRLIARDKQHTGSIIGDMSYVDPVYLQTGLLTEKSDVYSFGVVILELISRKKATHSDGSSLVNNFLEAYKKEKEATQLFDKEIAVTEDLEILGSLAGIAVECLNLDVDQRPWMTDVAERLLKMDRSRKSQFALHNPV from the coding sequence cttcgcattagcAATTTTATTGGAAAAGGTGGCTTCGGTGAAGTTTACAAGGGCATTCTTGATAATGAACAAGTCGCTGTGAAGAAGCCGATTAGTGGTAGTGTGCTAGAGAATGAACAATTTGCAAATGAAGTCATCATTCAATCTCAAGTCATCCACAAGAACATCGTTAGGCTCATAGGTTGTTGCCTAGAAGTTGATCTCCCAATTCTAGTCTATGAGTTCCTCTGCAATGGTAGCCTCGATGACATTCTTCATGGAAACAACAAGGTGCCTCTCAACTTGGGTGTACGTTTAAGTATTGCTGCAGAATCAGCAGATGGTCTGGTTTATATGCACTCAAAAACCAATACCAAGATCCTACATGGTGATGTTAAACCAGCAAATATACTCTTGGATGATAAGTTTGTGCCAAAGATCTCAGACTTTGGCATATCAAGGTTGATTGCGAGAGACAAACAGCACACGGGATCTATCATTGGTGACATGAGTTATGTGGATCCAGTATATCTACAAACAGGCCTACTAACCGAAAAAAGTGATGTCTACAGTTTTGGAGTTGTCATCTTAGAACTTATCAGTAGGAAGAAAGCCACACATTCCGACGGCAGTAGCTTAGTAAACAATTTCCTTGAAGCTTACAAAAAAGAGAAGGAAGCAACTCAGTTGTTTGACAAGGAAATTGCAGTAACTGAAGATTTGGAGATTCTTGGTAGTTTGGCAGGGATCGCTGTGGAATGTCTTAACCTTGATGTGGATCAAAGACCATGGATGACAGACGTAGCAGAGCGTCTTCTCAAAATGGATCGATCCCGTAAGTCGCAATTTGCcctgcataatccagtttga